A portion of the Moraxella ovis genome contains these proteins:
- the mnmA gene encoding tRNA 2-thiouridine(34) synthase MnmA: MNTTPYRLSDVAPFHDKNPNQIKVIVGMSGGVDSSVSAVLLKEAGFDVEGLFMKNWEEDDGTEYCTAMTDLADAQAVADKVGIPLHTANFSAEYWDNVFEHFLEEYKAGRTPNPDILCNKEVKFKAFLDYALTLGADYIATGHYTRRSFEVDGKACLLRGLDTNKDQSYFLHAVGGNKIVKTLFPVGELEKSEVRAIAEKYELATAKKKDSTGICFIGERKFKHFLQTYLPAKQGDIYTDDGVKIGMHDGLMYYTLGQRGGIGIGGVANRPEEPWFVLHKDLANNRLTVGQGHDHPWLQSTELTAYKLDWVTGEPPQIHDNGLKCTAKTRYRQPDQTCTVFATDTGVRVVFDEPQRAVTAGQSVVFYVDDVCLGGGVIQTTNAQIN; this comes from the coding sequence ATGAATACCACCCCCTACCGCCTATCCGATGTCGCTCCTTTTCACGACAAAAACCCCAATCAAATCAAAGTCATCGTTGGTATGTCTGGCGGTGTGGACAGCTCGGTGTCGGCAGTCCTGCTAAAAGAAGCAGGCTTTGACGTTGAAGGCTTGTTCATGAAAAACTGGGAAGAAGATGACGGCACCGAATACTGCACCGCCATGACTGACCTAGCGGACGCCCAAGCCGTTGCCGACAAAGTGGGCATACCGCTCCACACCGCCAACTTTTCGGCGGAGTATTGGGACAATGTCTTTGAGCATTTTTTGGAAGAATACAAAGCAGGTCGCACGCCCAATCCTGATATTTTGTGCAACAAAGAAGTCAAATTCAAAGCCTTTTTGGATTATGCCTTGACGCTTGGGGCGGACTACATCGCCACAGGGCATTATACTCGCCGAAGTTTTGAAGTGGACGGCAAGGCGTGCTTACTGCGTGGACTAGACACCAACAAAGACCAAAGTTATTTTTTGCACGCGGTGGGCGGCAACAAAATCGTCAAAACCCTATTCCCCGTGGGTGAGCTTGAAAAAAGTGAAGTTAGGGCAATCGCTGAAAAATACGAGCTTGCCACCGCCAAGAAAAAGGACTCAACAGGCATTTGCTTTATTGGTGAGCGTAAATTCAAACACTTCTTACAAACCTACCTACCCGCCAAACAAGGCGACATCTACACCGATGACGGCGTAAAAATTGGCATGCATGACGGACTCATGTACTACACGCTTGGGCAACGCGGGGGCATTGGCATTGGTGGCGTGGCAAACCGCCCCGAAGAGCCGTGGTTTGTCTTGCACAAAGATTTGGCAAATAACCGCTTAACCGTCGGACAAGGGCATGACCACCCTTGGCTACAATCCACCGAATTGACCGCTTATAAATTGGACTGGGTAACAGGCGAACCACCCCAAATCCATGACAACGGACTAAAATGCACCGCCAAGACCCGCTATCGCCAACCCGACCAAACTTGCACCGTTTTTGCCACCGATACAGGCGTGCGTGTGGTCTTTGATGAGCCACAGCGAGCCGTTACCGCAGGGCAGTCTGTCGTGTTCTATGTTGATGATGTGTGTCTTGGTGGGGGCGTGATACAAACAACCAACGCCCAAATCAATTAA
- a CDS encoding CRISPR-associated helicase/endonuclease Cas3, which produces MCIAHIRNSDKAIQSLQTHLIETSQIACVLSGKLNLSQAGELLGLMHDFGKYSQDFQEYIRAMTGIDADIDNDYVLPNGKKIDHSTAGAQWVYQNLRQFDTKNGIGELIGQILGLCIASHHGLGLIDCLTPDGELNWKRRFDKSDELTHLSECQSKADTEILQKSHALANGDLIKECLKFILPIFKNCDIKNNPKIQEFYLGCFARFLFSCLIDADRINSADFEREYQKPLRRFEQKPNWQQAIELLETHLANFTVQYPIDKIRQDISETCLSRANDSQGIYTLTVPTGGGKTLASLRYALHHAKKHNLDRIIYIIPYTSIIDQNAKTVRDILGEDWVLEHHCNIEPDKQNWQDKLLSENWDKPIVFTTMVQFLDAWFGAGTRGVRHVHAMTNSVLIFDEIQTLPIKCVHLFCNVLNWLNQFGKSSAILCTATQPLLHQLKNPQLGQIKLSDNHELMGLDNLNQLFDDLSRVQITCHPKVGGYDIDDAGNFLLKQFNLTPSCLFIVNTKQWAKDLYQYCQKNNVPKEALFHLSTNQCSAHRRAIFDNIKHRLKNNEPVICISTQLIEAGVDISFACVIRALGGLDSIAQAGGRCNRHGEKQNKGQVFVLNLKEPNFEKVLPDIYEGQLSGERVLREFDDQDILQPNAMNQYFNYYFYNRSDEMRYDIKDKNQTLGNLLDWLSDNSQNIYTPKNNKRTKPFPLLMQSFKSAGQFFNVIDAPTRAVIVPYDKGKDIIAQLCGAWDSKQMYQALSDAQQYSVNVFPNVFKKLMDNHAIYEVQAGLGIYYLDDKYHDDNYGLSLDETGEMTFYNL; this is translated from the coding sequence ATGTGTATTGCCCATATTCGTAACTCCGACAAAGCCATTCAATCGCTTCAAACGCATTTAATTGAAACTTCCCAAATCGCTTGTGTGTTATCAGGTAAATTGAATTTATCGCAAGCGGGTGAATTATTGGGTCTTATGCATGATTTTGGTAAATATTCACAAGATTTTCAAGAATATATTCGGGCAATGACAGGAATAGATGCTGATATAGATAATGATTATGTTCTGCCCAATGGCAAAAAGATTGACCATTCCACCGCAGGGGCACAATGGGTTTATCAAAATTTACGTCAATTTGATACCAAAAATGGCATTGGTGAATTAATTGGGCAAATACTTGGCTTGTGCATTGCATCTCATCATGGATTGGGTCTGATAGATTGTTTAACACCTGATGGTGAATTAAATTGGAAACGCCGTTTTGATAAATCAGATGAATTAACTCATTTATCCGAATGCCAGTCAAAAGCTGATACAGAAATTTTGCAAAAATCCCATGCTTTGGCTAATGGCGATCTCATCAAAGAATGCCTAAAATTTATTTTACCAATTTTTAAAAATTGTGATATTAAAAATAACCCAAAAATCCAAGAATTTTATTTGGGCTGTTTTGCTCGGTTTTTATTTAGTTGCTTGATCGATGCTGACCGTATCAATAGTGCAGATTTTGAGCGTGAATACCAAAAACCTTTACGCCGTTTTGAACAAAAACCCAATTGGCAACAAGCCATTGAGTTATTAGAAACGCATTTGGCAAATTTTACCGTTCAATATCCCATTGATAAAATTCGCCAAGACATCTCGGAGACTTGCCTATCCCGCGCCAATGACTCACAAGGCATTTACACCCTAACCGTACCCACAGGCGGAGGCAAGACCTTAGCCAGTCTGCGTTATGCACTTCATCACGCCAAAAAACACAATCTTGACCGCATTATCTATATCATTCCTTATACCTCTATCATCGACCAAAACGCCAAAACTGTGCGTGATATTTTGGGGGAGGATTGGGTATTAGAACACCACTGCAACATCGAACCTGACAAACAAAACTGGCAAGACAAACTACTATCCGAAAATTGGGATAAGCCTATTGTTTTTACCACCATGGTGCAATTTTTGGATGCATGGTTTGGTGCTGGTACTCGGGGCGTGCGCCATGTTCATGCCATGACAAATAGCGTGTTGATTTTTGATGAAATCCAAACTTTGCCGATTAAATGTGTGCATTTATTTTGCAATGTATTAAATTGGCTCAATCAATTTGGCAAAAGCAGTGCCATTTTATGCACGGCAACCCAGCCTTTATTACATCAATTAAAAAATCCACAGTTAGGGCAAATCAAATTATCAGACAATCATGAACTTATGGGCTTGGATAATTTAAATCAGTTATTTGATGATTTATCACGAGTACAGATAACTTGTCATCCAAAAGTTGGCGGTTATGACATAGATGATGCAGGTAATTTTTTATTAAAGCAATTTAATCTAACTCCAAGCTGTCTATTTATTGTCAATACCAAGCAATGGGCAAAAGACTTATATCAATATTGTCAAAAAAATAATGTCCCAAAAGAAGCCCTATTTCATCTAAGCACCAATCAATGCTCGGCTCATCGCAGGGCTATTTTTGATAATATCAAACACCGCCTAAAAAATAACGAACCTGTTATTTGTATCAGTACTCAGCTTATTGAAGCGGGTGTGGATATTTCTTTTGCGTGTGTCATTCGGGCATTAGGCGGATTAGATAGCATTGCCCAAGCTGGCGGTCGCTGTAATCGTCATGGCGAAAAACAAAATAAAGGGCAAGTTTTTGTTTTAAATTTAAAAGAGCCGAATTTTGAAAAAGTATTGCCCGATATTTATGAAGGTCAATTATCTGGCGAAAGGGTATTGCGTGAATTTGACGATCAAGATATTTTACAACCCAATGCTATGAATCAATATTTTAATTATTATTTTTATAATCGAAGTGATGAGATGCGTTATGACATCAAAGATAAAAATCAAACATTGGGCAATTTATTAGATTGGTTGTCAGACAATAGCCAAAATATTTATACACCAAAAAATAACAAACGCACCAAACCATTTCCGCTACTCATGCAATCTTTTAAAAGTGCAGGACAGTTTTTTAATGTCATTGATGCACCCACTCGTGCCGTGATTGTGCCTTATGATAAAGGAAAAGATATTATAGCTCAATTATGCGGTGCGTGGGATTCCAAACAAATGTATCAGGCATTGTCAGATGCTCAGCAATATAGCGTGAATGTGTTTCCCAATGTATTTAAAAAACTTATGGATAATCACGCCATTTATGAAGTTCAAGCAGGTTTGGGTATTTATTATTTGGACGATAAATATCATGATGACAATTATGGGTTGTCGCTTGATGAAACAGGCGAGATGACTTTTTACAATCTTTAA
- the cas5c gene encoding type I-C CRISPR-associated protein Cas5c, whose translation MTNVNTFKSELFSLRVWGRQALFTDPITKIGGEKFTYQVPTYEAIKGILKSVYWKPTIIWHIDKIRVIKPIRTQSKSTKPQDWNGGNTLAIYTFLQDVEYQVQAYFTWNENWDELKDDRNAGKHTAITKRMLERGGRQDIFLGTRDCQGYVEPCEFGVGQGFYDEIDNLDFGLMFHSFGYPEETGKHELVSRFWQANMAYGVIDFPSVNDDVLKTRFIREMKPEKPFKRGENVKPVESEAGELDV comes from the coding sequence ATGACTAATGTCAATACATTTAAAAGTGAGCTGTTTAGCTTACGAGTATGGGGTAGGCAAGCGTTATTCACCGACCCCATTACCAAGATTGGCGGTGAGAAATTTACCTATCAAGTACCCACTTATGAAGCCATAAAAGGCATTTTAAAAAGCGTGTACTGGAAGCCCACAATCATTTGGCATATAGATAAAATTCGTGTCATCAAGCCCATTCGCACCCAAAGCAAATCCACCAAACCCCAAGACTGGAATGGCGGTAATACGCTTGCCATTTATACATTTTTGCAAGATGTGGAATATCAGGTGCAGGCGTATTTTACTTGGAATGAGAATTGGGACGAGTTAAAAGATGACCGCAATGCAGGCAAACACACTGCCATTACCAAACGAATGCTAGAACGTGGCGGACGACAAGACATCTTTTTGGGAACTCGAGACTGTCAAGGATATGTTGAGCCGTGTGAATTTGGGGTGGGGCAAGGGTTTTATGATGAGATTGATAATTTGGACTTTGGGCTGATGTTTCATAGCTTTGGCTATCCTGAGGAGACAGGCAAGCATGAGCTTGTCAGCCGTTTTTGGCAAGCGAATATGGCGTATGGCGTGATTGATTTCCCAAGTGTTAATGACGATGTGCTAAAAACTCGCTTTATCCGTGAGATGAAACCTGAAAAGCCCTTTAAGCGTGGCGAGAATGTCAAGCCTGTGGAGAGTGAGGCTGGGGAGCTTGATGTATGA